In a single window of the Bubalus kerabau isolate K-KA32 ecotype Philippines breed swamp buffalo chromosome 18, PCC_UOA_SB_1v2, whole genome shotgun sequence genome:
- the LOC129633056 gene encoding LOW QUALITY PROTEIN: 40S ribosomal protein S27-like (The sequence of the model RefSeq protein was modified relative to this genomic sequence to represent the inferred CDS: substituted 2 bases at 2 genomic stop codons) codes for MHLARDLLHPSLEKEKKKKHKKKWLVQIPNAYLMDVKCPDSCKITMVFSHVQTEXLIXSDTLFCLPTGRKARFTVGCSFRRKQH; via the exons ATGCATTTGGCTAGAGATTTACTGCATCCttccttggaaaaggaaaagaaaaaaaaacataaaaagaaatggcTGGTTCAAATTCCAAATGCTTACCTTATGGATGTAAAATGTCCAGATTCCTGCAAGATCACCATGGTTTTCAGCCATGTTCA gactgagtgactgatctgatctgatacattgtTTTGCTTGCCGACAGGAAGAAAGGCCAGATTCACAGTAGGGTGTTCTTTTAGAAGAAAGCAACACTGA